The following proteins come from a genomic window of Halomicroarcula saliterrae:
- a CDS encoding universal stress protein — protein sequence MTEYLVATASVHVTAAAADYLHDRIDPGEDSVVVVGVREPDRHDRDAGDAANVARSRLAAAMPETALREGDPTAELLAAVEERDPDVVVIGANSGTDGATGVGSTATALLARADLPVVVVPLPDL from the coding sequence ATGACCGAGTATCTCGTCGCCACGGCGTCGGTCCACGTGACGGCCGCCGCGGCGGACTACCTCCATGACCGAATCGACCCCGGCGAGGACAGCGTCGTCGTGGTCGGCGTCCGTGAACCCGACCGCCACGACCGCGACGCCGGCGACGCGGCGAACGTCGCGCGGTCCCGGCTGGCGGCCGCGATGCCCGAGACGGCGCTCCGTGAGGGCGACCCGACCGCGGAGCTGCTGGCGGCCGTCGAGGAACGGGACCCCGACGTCGTCGTCATCGGGGCCAACAGCGGGACTGACGGGGCAACGGGCGTCGGGTCGACGGCGACGGCGCTACTGGCGCGGGCCGACCTGCCCGTCGTGGTGGTTCCGTTGCCCGACCTCTAG
- a CDS encoding ParA family protein yields MVISTLALVGVAGGAGTTRTAVETAATLARADRSVAVVDAAFGTQGLATYVDGRLTDDITAVVTGDAALQDALYDADYDVPGRVAFCPAHAPFERLARAKTPDAARAFETAVADAADRFDHVLLDVPPVAANQSVALLTTAQRRALVAPATQRGVDLLPRQRGRLRDLDAPADAVLATRTDAPEAVAVSDTDFDIPAADPVGPAALDPESPLAPAVAAATEALLEVDLELTFEESGLFDSLG; encoded by the coding sequence ATGGTCATATCGACGCTCGCACTGGTGGGGGTCGCTGGCGGCGCCGGGACGACCCGAACGGCTGTCGAGACGGCGGCGACGCTCGCCCGGGCCGACCGGTCGGTCGCCGTCGTGGACGCCGCTTTCGGGACGCAGGGGCTCGCGACGTACGTCGACGGTCGGCTCACCGACGATATCACGGCCGTCGTCACCGGCGACGCCGCCCTCCAGGACGCGCTGTACGACGCTGACTACGACGTTCCGGGCCGCGTCGCGTTCTGTCCCGCCCACGCGCCGTTCGAGCGCCTCGCCCGCGCGAAGACGCCCGACGCGGCGCGGGCGTTCGAGACGGCGGTCGCCGACGCCGCCGACCGGTTCGACCACGTCCTGCTCGATGTCCCGCCGGTCGCGGCCAACCAGTCGGTCGCCCTCCTCACGACGGCCCAGCGCCGCGCGCTCGTCGCTCCCGCGACCCAGCGCGGCGTCGACCTGCTCCCCAGACAGCGCGGCCGGCTGCGGGACCTCGACGCCCCCGCCGACGCTGTCCTCGCCACCCGAACCGACGCGCCGGAGGCGGTCGCCGTCAGCGACACCGATTTCGACATCCCCGCGGCCGACCCCGTCGGCCCGGCCGCGCTCGACCCGGAGTCACCGCTCGCCCCCGCCGTCGCCGCCGCGACCGAGGCCTTGCTGGAGGTCGACCTCGAACTGACGTTCGAGGAGTCTGGGCTGTTCGACAGCCTCGGCTAG
- a CDS encoding DUF6517 family protein produces the protein MADKPNLGAWNRRQFLRAAGVTTVTGMLAGCGGLTNQEFIADRVVLPEADQQALDFAPLVEDTERRTFTRSVGGQDVTATVESAISVYGQTDLELSFSGSEGALLFRFAGGDAPFEGSPTDRRAAPASAFDTAGGYLPFLDGDDTVDPAGIVLFAPTDTDGPVDASRTLAVAHRSAFEGNESFAVADGGVLFPGDQFFPGSDWFPGADWFPSDNWVMPGDNASADVAFFPGPDVDAESAGPSGTGKTMFEAGQKVEAEYVAAPASVFLDTGVSITDPDRVADALGVDQRPVAEPADAGIIVFSDRKRGVPMAYFPGDTLFPDGYFFPDGYFAGDRQVLSAPLGELFPDSAFFPDSAFSPAYTEKTPALFFPDSTFDDVPEPFSVVESGSELRPEEALLFFGADGTAFPDSTFFPDSTFFPDTLFFPDSAFFPDSAFATMGATTNPVAGGDLPEAFPDTLFFPDSTFSPTELLHVPGEFDLSADTFERGGTTVALTTGSFDNLNADTLGGGTISVGALSTPAANVAGQSLNPLARLGLADLLTSDQAESFLTAAGVGGGETVNWERGPEKLSTVDGTLLDRDVTIETHAGIVSGETPDATYLHMARVETDSSVVVTTGIQSFGVESTDRAFAGADGYLTESELEDVRSTVAGVVERLVVR, from the coding sequence ATGGCAGATAAACCGAATTTAGGCGCGTGGAATCGACGGCAGTTCCTCCGGGCGGCCGGTGTCACGACCGTGACCGGGATGCTCGCGGGTTGTGGCGGACTGACGAATCAGGAGTTCATCGCCGATAGGGTCGTCCTGCCGGAGGCCGACCAGCAGGCGCTCGACTTCGCGCCGCTGGTCGAGGATACCGAGCGCCGCACGTTCACCCGGTCGGTCGGCGGACAGGACGTGACGGCGACGGTCGAGAGCGCCATTTCGGTGTACGGCCAGACGGACCTCGAGCTCTCGTTTAGCGGCTCCGAAGGGGCGCTGCTGTTCCGATTCGCCGGCGGCGACGCGCCCTTCGAGGGCTCGCCCACCGACCGGCGCGCCGCGCCGGCGTCGGCGTTCGACACCGCCGGCGGCTATCTGCCCTTCCTCGACGGCGACGACACCGTCGACCCGGCCGGTATCGTGCTGTTCGCGCCGACGGACACCGACGGTCCCGTCGACGCGAGCCGGACACTGGCCGTGGCCCACCGTTCGGCGTTCGAGGGGAACGAGTCGTTCGCCGTCGCCGACGGCGGCGTGCTGTTCCCGGGCGACCAGTTCTTCCCGGGGAGCGACTGGTTCCCGGGGGCCGACTGGTTCCCGAGTGACAACTGGGTGATGCCCGGCGACAACGCGAGCGCGGATGTGGCGTTCTTCCCCGGGCCCGACGTAGACGCCGAATCCGCCGGCCCGTCGGGGACCGGCAAGACGATGTTCGAGGCGGGCCAGAAGGTCGAAGCCGAGTACGTCGCCGCGCCGGCCAGCGTGTTCCTCGACACTGGCGTCTCAATCACCGACCCGGACCGCGTGGCCGACGCGCTCGGGGTGGACCAGCGGCCCGTGGCCGAGCCCGCCGACGCGGGCATCATCGTGTTCTCCGACCGCAAACGGGGCGTGCCGATGGCGTATTTCCCCGGCGACACGCTCTTTCCGGACGGGTACTTCTTCCCGGACGGCTACTTCGCCGGGGACCGGCAGGTGCTGTCGGCCCCGCTCGGCGAACTGTTCCCCGATTCGGCGTTCTTCCCGGACTCCGCGTTCTCGCCGGCCTACACGGAGAAGACACCGGCGCTTTTCTTCCCGGATTCGACCTTCGACGACGTGCCGGAGCCGTTCAGCGTCGTCGAATCGGGTTCGGAACTCCGGCCGGAGGAGGCGCTGCTGTTCTTCGGGGCCGACGGCACTGCGTTCCCGGACTCGACGTTCTTCCCGGACTCGACGTTCTTCCCGGACACGCTGTTTTTCCCCGACTCGGCGTTCTTTCCGGATTCAGCCTTCGCCACGATGGGAGCGACCACCAACCCGGTTGCCGGCGGCGACCTTCCGGAGGCGTTCCCGGACACGCTTTTCTTCCCGGACTCGACGTTCAGTCCCACGGAACTGCTCCACGTCCCCGGCGAGTTCGACCTCTCGGCCGACACCTTCGAGCGCGGAGGGACCACCGTCGCGCTCACCACGGGCTCGTTCGACAACCTCAACGCCGACACCCTCGGCGGCGGGACGATAAGCGTCGGCGCGCTCAGTACGCCCGCGGCGAACGTGGCCGGCCAGTCGCTGAACCCGCTGGCTCGGCTCGGGCTGGCCGACCTCCTGACCAGCGACCAGGCCGAGTCGTTCCTCACCGCTGCCGGCGTCGGCGGCGGCGAGACCGTGAACTGGGAACGCGGGCCCGAAAAGCTCTCCACGGTCGACGGAACGCTGCTGGACCGGGACGTGACCATCGAGACCCACGCCGGCATCGTCAGCGGTGAGACGCCGGACGCCACCTACCTCCACATGGCCCGGGTCGAGACCGACAGCAGCGTGGTCGTCACGACCGGCATCCAGAGCTTCGGCGTCGAGTCCACGGACAGGGCCTTCGCCGGGGCGGACGGCTACCTCACGGAGAGCGAACTCGAAGACGTCCGGTCGACGGTCGCGGGCGTCGTCGAGCGACTGGTCGTCCGCTAG
- a CDS encoding HIT family protein, producing the protein MDDCIFCQIVAGDIPSRTVYEGDDVLAFLDANPLAPGHTLVIPKDHHESLADLPADEGRALFSALHELTPAAESAVDAPASTVAFNNGEEAGQEVPHVHAHIVPRFSDDGGRPIHALVSDRPDLSDDELDDIAAEIRL; encoded by the coding sequence ATGGACGACTGTATCTTCTGTCAGATCGTCGCGGGTGACATCCCGAGCAGAACGGTCTACGAGGGCGACGACGTGCTCGCTTTCCTGGACGCGAACCCCCTCGCGCCGGGACACACGCTCGTCATCCCGAAAGACCACCACGAGTCGCTGGCCGACCTCCCCGCCGACGAGGGGCGCGCCCTCTTCAGCGCACTGCACGAGCTGACGCCGGCGGCCGAGAGCGCCGTCGACGCGCCCGCCAGTACCGTGGCGTTCAACAACGGCGAGGAAGCCGGACAGGAGGTCCCCCACGTCCACGCACACATCGTCCCGCGCTTTTCGGACGACGGCGGTCGCCCCATCCACGCGCTGGTCAGCGACCGCCCCGACCTGAGCGACGACGAACTGGACGATATCGCCGCGGAAATCCGGCTCTAG
- a CDS encoding DMT family transporter: MREYIYLAAAIAAEVTGTTALKFSDGFSALVPTTVVLVAYIGSFYLLSLTLQELPIGLVYATWSAVGIVGAAAIGLVLFDETVDVAGVAGILLIIAGVAVLNLMSETYSPAA, from the coding sequence ATGCGAGAGTACATCTATCTCGCCGCTGCCATCGCGGCCGAAGTAACGGGTACTACCGCGCTGAAATTCTCGGACGGGTTCTCGGCACTCGTCCCGACCACTGTCGTACTTGTCGCGTACATCGGCTCGTTTTACTTGCTCAGCCTCACGCTCCAGGAGCTGCCTATCGGGCTGGTGTATGCGACCTGGTCCGCAGTCGGAATCGTCGGGGCCGCCGCGATCGGGTTGGTGCTGTTCGACGAGACGGTCGACGTGGCCGGTGTCGCCGGCATCCTGCTCATCATCGCCGGCGTCGCCGTTCTCAACCTCATGTCGGAGACGTACTCGCCCGCTGCCTGA
- a CDS encoding prenyltransferase: MRIVPTAESRLGYLFRLSRPRYWHFLGSPVLLALIYGASSASDLTSPAAIAFAVYFLVPGNLFLYGVNDAFDTDTDEHNPKKSEEGKEQSFRDTPGVKAAIVLSGLLAVPLFFLTTSPVALLALGGWAFLTVTYSAPPLRLKSIPFVDSVVNGLYLLPGIAAYITIAGSFPPMSGVVGFWLWTMGYHTFSAIPDIGPDRKAGVRTLASVLGKRKSLVYTGVCWLLAAVVFAQLHLAAALVFLLYPVIDLFIMVEDIDVERAYWWFPTINAVVGIPLMVPGLWLLLS; encoded by the coding sequence ATGCGAATCGTCCCGACCGCGGAGTCACGGCTCGGATACCTCTTCCGGCTATCCAGACCCCGCTACTGGCATTTCCTTGGCAGCCCAGTGTTGCTCGCACTCATCTACGGAGCGAGTTCGGCCTCGGACCTCACGTCACCGGCCGCGATCGCGTTCGCAGTGTACTTCCTCGTCCCGGGGAACCTGTTCCTCTACGGGGTCAACGACGCCTTCGACACGGACACCGACGAACACAACCCGAAAAAGTCCGAGGAGGGCAAGGAGCAGTCGTTCCGTGACACTCCGGGCGTGAAGGCGGCGATCGTGCTCAGCGGTCTCCTCGCGGTGCCGCTGTTTTTCCTGACGACATCACCCGTCGCGTTGCTCGCACTCGGGGGATGGGCGTTCCTCACAGTGACCTACAGCGCACCGCCGCTCCGGCTGAAGTCGATACCCTTCGTCGACTCGGTCGTGAACGGGCTCTACCTGCTGCCCGGTATCGCGGCGTACATCACTATCGCCGGTTCGTTCCCGCCGATGAGTGGTGTCGTCGGGTTCTGGCTCTGGACGATGGGGTATCACACCTTCTCCGCCATCCCGGATATCGGCCCGGACCGAAAAGCGGGTGTTCGGACGCTCGCGTCGGTGCTGGGCAAACGGAAATCACTCGTCTACACCGGCGTCTGCTGGCTGCTCGCGGCCGTCGTCTTCGCTCAGTTGCATCTGGCCGCGGCGCTCGTCTTCCTTCTCTATCCGGTGATCGACCTGTTCATCATGGTCGAGGACATCGACGTGGAACGGGCCTACTGGTGGTTCCCGACGATCAACGCCGTCGTCGGTATCCCCCTGATGGTGCCCGGTCTCTGGCTGCTTCTGAGCTGA
- a CDS encoding prolipoprotein diacylglyceryl transferase family protein produces MNAADELSESSTPERGRASSNRIEHALRTVHEYTRDTLGIHPYHILFDSGLVLVAAMAVLFSGSISQMQWLRFLAAFAFTTVSFEVGYLRVKRALFGIDSRSYLQDLFAYVLPVWIGTAVALGVDLRATMDLIGLQLPVLLGFIRVGCFLGGCCYGVPWKYGVRYPSKVFTDHDGNCQSFSSGENPGCRVFPIQIVEAAFNFLLFGVLLWRLLAVGVTGLTLPLYLLSYTGYRFLSDFFRMSSARPNWGPLSEAQWVSLAALTVIFVGLSFQTNPVILPL; encoded by the coding sequence ATGAACGCCGCTGATGAACTCTCGGAATCGTCCACGCCCGAGCGAGGCCGAGCGTCGAGTAACAGAATCGAACACGCGCTCAGAACGGTCCACGAGTATACACGCGACACACTCGGGATACATCCGTACCACATCCTGTTCGATAGCGGACTCGTCCTGGTCGCCGCGATGGCGGTACTGTTCTCTGGGTCCATCTCTCAGATGCAGTGGCTCCGGTTTCTCGCCGCCTTCGCCTTCACGACGGTGTCCTTCGAGGTGGGATATCTGCGAGTGAAGCGCGCTCTGTTCGGTATCGACTCCCGGTCGTACCTGCAGGACCTCTTTGCCTACGTCCTACCAGTGTGGATCGGAACGGCCGTCGCGCTGGGCGTGGACCTCCGCGCGACGATGGACCTCATCGGCTTGCAGCTCCCAGTCCTGCTCGGGTTCATCCGGGTCGGCTGTTTCCTCGGCGGCTGTTGCTACGGTGTTCCCTGGAAGTACGGGGTGCGATACCCGAGCAAGGTTTTCACGGACCACGACGGCAACTGTCAGTCGTTCTCCTCCGGCGAAAACCCCGGCTGCCGGGTGTTCCCCATCCAAATCGTCGAAGCGGCGTTCAACTTCCTGCTGTTTGGCGTCCTCCTGTGGCGGCTCCTCGCCGTGGGCGTCACCGGACTGACGCTGCCGCTGTATCTCCTCAGCTACACCGGTTACCGGTTCCTGAGCGACTTCTTCAGGATGTCGAGTGCCCGGCCGAACTGGGGGCCACTATCCGAGGCACAGTGGGTATCGCTCGCAGCACTCACCGTCATCTTCGTCGGGCTCTCGTTCCAGACGAACCCGGTCATACTACCGCTATGA
- a CDS encoding class I SAM-dependent methyltransferase, with translation MDDSATEHAHPWFAAVYDPVTAWVERLVFRRHRAYLTENLSGPVLDIGSGTGAMFSHYGDKLESGATTVHAVEPDPHMLEQAREKATESDVDIELQRAAAESLPFADDTFDTVIGALVFCTIGDAEQALSEIHRVLSPDGEFRFFEHVRDTGWRQSVQTALNPVWKRAVGGCNLVRDTQRLFASGPEFEVAECQQFRDGLVPVNPFIRGVLCPTNVG, from the coding sequence ATGGATGACAGCGCGACCGAACACGCACATCCGTGGTTCGCTGCGGTGTACGACCCAGTGACTGCGTGGGTCGAACGGCTCGTATTCCGGCGACACCGGGCGTATCTGACCGAGAATCTCTCCGGCCCCGTACTGGATATCGGGAGCGGCACGGGAGCCATGTTCTCACACTACGGTGACAAACTCGAATCGGGGGCGACGACGGTCCACGCCGTCGAACCCGATCCGCATATGCTCGAACAGGCCAGAGAGAAGGCCACAGAGTCGGACGTGGACATCGAGTTACAGCGGGCGGCCGCCGAGTCACTGCCGTTTGCCGACGACACCTTCGACACCGTAATCGGCGCGCTGGTGTTCTGTACAATCGGCGACGCGGAACAGGCGCTATCCGAGATTCACCGTGTCCTGTCCCCAGACGGGGAGTTCCGGTTCTTCGAGCACGTCCGTGACACCGGCTGGCGACAGTCGGTACAGACCGCCCTCAACCCGGTCTGGAAGCGGGCTGTCGGTGGCTGTAACCTCGTCCGGGACACACAGCGGCTCTTCGCGTCGGGACCCGAGTTTGAAGTCGCCGAGTGCCAGCAGTTCAGGGACGGACTCGTTCCGGTGAACCCATTTATTCGTGGAGTGCTGTGCCCGACGAACGTGGGCTAG
- a CDS encoding geranylgeranyl reductase family protein produces MKRTSFDIVIVGGGTAGAFAAAKAAAAGLDVVILERKSRDQAGEIACGDAIKGKHSLPDVMDLDYLRSESFTNRAITGARFENPIDGQTLEIPFDESSVVIDRKRYGEVVLEEAERLGADIHFDTVVNDLVQNDGRVEGVIAVRDGVQTRYEATVTVDAAGALSVLQDKGEFSASTFDTNVDYSQFCSAYREILDVPDPVPWQDSLVFKPTERLGYLWYFPRDGTEINAGLGFQMNKDPMALVDILKDDLQNRPEFADATVRNKLGAALPTRRPYDSAVADGFVAAGDSAAHVNPTTGGGIVAAAKSAVAATERAIEAITTDDVSEERLWQYNDEVMTDFGARFAAADLYNIWGGANSVDELSGIVSAIPGEALVAGLSSGDASVGLASKLKILLRTVGHWDTLYELSQVRSKAQALKDHYLSYPSHPEGLPAWQSERDEILADVYEITGAEPKY; encoded by the coding sequence ATGAAACGGACCTCCTTCGACATCGTAATCGTCGGTGGTGGTACAGCCGGGGCCTTCGCGGCCGCGAAAGCGGCCGCTGCTGGCCTCGACGTAGTAATCCTCGAACGGAAGTCGCGCGATCAGGCGGGCGAGATAGCCTGTGGGGACGCGATAAAGGGCAAACACAGCCTGCCGGACGTCATGGACCTCGACTACCTCCGGTCGGAATCGTTCACGAACCGAGCCATCACCGGCGCGCGGTTCGAGAACCCGATCGACGGTCAGACACTGGAGATTCCGTTCGACGAGTCCAGCGTCGTCATCGACCGGAAACGGTACGGTGAGGTCGTTCTGGAGGAGGCGGAGCGGCTCGGGGCCGATATCCACTTCGACACGGTCGTCAACGACCTGGTGCAGAACGACGGCCGCGTCGAGGGCGTCATCGCGGTGCGGGACGGTGTCCAGACCAGATACGAGGCCACGGTGACGGTCGATGCCGCTGGCGCGCTCTCGGTCCTCCAAGACAAGGGGGAGTTCTCGGCGTCGACGTTCGATACGAACGTCGACTACTCGCAGTTCTGTTCGGCCTACCGGGAGATACTGGACGTGCCGGACCCCGTCCCCTGGCAGGACTCGCTCGTGTTCAAACCGACCGAGCGTCTCGGGTATCTGTGGTACTTCCCGCGGGACGGGACCGAGATCAACGCGGGGCTCGGATTCCAGATGAACAAGGACCCGATGGCGCTCGTCGACATTCTCAAGGACGACCTGCAGAACCGCCCCGAGTTCGCTGACGCGACCGTCCGAAACAAGCTCGGCGCGGCGCTCCCGACCCGGCGGCCGTACGATTCCGCCGTCGCGGACGGGTTCGTGGCGGCGGGTGACTCGGCGGCACACGTCAATCCGACCACTGGCGGCGGTATCGTCGCAGCGGCGAAATCGGCCGTAGCAGCGACTGAGAGGGCGATTGAAGCGATTACCACCGACGATGTCAGCGAGGAACGGCTCTGGCAGTACAACGACGAGGTGATGACCGACTTCGGGGCGCGGTTCGCGGCGGCGGACCTGTACAACATCTGGGGCGGTGCCAACTCGGTCGACGAGCTCTCGGGTATCGTCTCCGCGATTCCGGGCGAAGCTCTGGTGGCCGGCCTCAGCTCCGGTGACGCGAGCGTCGGTCTGGCGAGTAAACTCAAGATACTGCTCCGGACGGTCGGGCACTGGGACACACTGTACGAGCTTTCGCAGGTCCGATCGAAGGCCCAGGCGCTCAAAGACCACTATCTCTCCTACCCGTCCCATCCCGAGGGATTACCGGCCTGGCAGTCGGAGCGGGACGAGATACTGGCCGACGTCTACGAGATTACCGGAGCGGAGCCGAAATACTAG
- a CDS encoding 1-aminocyclopropane-1-carboxylate deaminase/D-cysteine desulfhydrase, with product MAATLFEFLPDRAELPHVDLGTFPTPVQRYDELGATLGVPDLYVKRDGQSGELYGGNKVRKLEFLLGDAKRRNCTTVWTGGGIGSNHVLATCLYARAQSLRPQIVHFPQPVTDHVRENLRAVSTTDPYLKLVSSEPRAAAEAVRLKATRWLHPNPSFYYIPPGGASPVGELGYVNAAFELRRQIDAGELPEPDVIVVAVGSGGTLAGLLVGCRLASIQSELLGVRVSGRLLANSYRIARLANRTADLLAEHGVPDSPSFAAEDVTIVDGYVGDGYGEVTPEARRAKRTAADCGLELDLTYTAKTLAGLRGERNARALDQQTVLYLHTYNETDISARAEAATPSDDLPAAYQRFFAGEPA from the coding sequence ATGGCTGCCACTTTGTTCGAGTTCCTGCCCGACCGGGCCGAGTTGCCACACGTCGACCTCGGGACGTTCCCGACACCGGTCCAGCGATACGACGAACTGGGTGCCACGCTGGGGGTTCCCGACCTGTACGTGAAACGGGACGGACAGAGTGGCGAGCTGTACGGCGGCAACAAGGTCCGGAAACTGGAGTTCCTGCTCGGTGACGCCAAACGGCGGAACTGTACGACCGTCTGGACCGGCGGTGGTATCGGCAGTAACCACGTGCTCGCGACGTGTCTCTACGCGAGAGCGCAGTCGCTCCGACCGCAGATCGTCCACTTCCCGCAACCGGTCACCGACCACGTCCGGGAGAACCTGCGAGCGGTGAGCACGACCGACCCCTACCTGAAACTCGTTTCGAGCGAGCCACGGGCCGCCGCCGAGGCGGTCCGGCTGAAGGCGACGCGGTGGCTGCATCCGAACCCCTCGTTCTACTACATCCCCCCCGGTGGCGCCTCGCCGGTTGGCGAACTCGGATACGTGAACGCGGCCTTCGAGCTACGCCGACAGATAGACGCCGGGGAGCTCCCGGAACCGGACGTCATCGTCGTCGCCGTGGGTTCGGGCGGGACGCTCGCCGGCCTGTTAGTGGGCTGTCGCCTCGCGTCGATACAGAGCGAACTGCTCGGTGTCAGGGTCAGCGGGCGACTCCTCGCGAACTCCTACCGGATCGCTCGACTGGCCAACCGCACCGCCGACCTCCTCGCGGAGCACGGCGTCCCCGACAGTCCGAGTTTCGCCGCCGAAGACGTAACTATCGTCGACGGCTACGTCGGAGACGGGTACGGGGAGGTGACCCCCGAAGCGCGGCGGGCGAAGCGGACTGCCGCCGACTGTGGGCTCGAACTCGACCTCACGTACACCGCCAAGACGCTCGCGGGCCTGCGCGGCGAGCGGAACGCCCGGGCGCTGGACCAGCAGACCGTCCTCTATCTCCACACGTACAACGAGACCGACATCTCGGCCCGCGCCGAGGCGGCGACGCCGTCTGACGACCTTCCGGCCGCCTATCAGCGGTTCTTTGCCGGTGAACCGGCATAA
- a CDS encoding glutamate-5-semialdehyde dehydrogenase yields the protein MTETATHEQVERAGTAALRLANVETARRDAALAEIADAIRANSEAILAANDRDVEAAEAMLAEGEYTQALVDRLKLDEGKLESIAGMVESVAEQEDPLGKTLAARELDADLELYKLSVPIGVVGTIFESRPDALVQIAALALKSGNAVILKGGSEASESNRVLYETVVEATADLPEGWATLIEAHEEVDRLLSMDDMVDLVMPRGSSEFVSYIEENTQIPVLGHTEGVCHVYVDEAADLGMAEDIALDAKVQYPAVCNAVETLLVNEAVADDFLPGAVARYREAGVTLRGDAATRDIVDVDPVTDDDWRAEYGDLELAIKVVSDTIEAVDHINTNGSKHTESIVTEDADAAETFMTGIDAASVFHNASTRFADGYRYGLGAEVGISTGKIHARGPVGLEGLTTYKYYLEGDGQLVASYAGEDALPFTHREFDGEWTPGHLADE from the coding sequence ATGACTGAGACTGCCACGCACGAACAGGTCGAACGGGCGGGAACGGCCGCCCTTCGGCTCGCGAACGTCGAGACAGCACGGCGGGACGCCGCCCTCGCCGAGATTGCGGACGCTATCCGGGCAAACAGCGAGGCGATTCTCGCGGCCAACGACCGGGACGTCGAGGCGGCCGAGGCGATGCTCGCCGAGGGCGAGTACACGCAGGCGCTGGTCGACCGGCTCAAACTGGACGAGGGCAAGCTCGAAAGCATCGCGGGCATGGTCGAGTCCGTCGCGGAACAGGAGGACCCGCTGGGGAAGACACTCGCCGCGCGCGAACTCGACGCGGACCTCGAACTGTACAAGCTGTCGGTCCCCATCGGCGTCGTCGGGACCATCTTCGAGTCCCGACCCGACGCGCTGGTGCAGATCGCCGCGCTCGCCCTGAAATCGGGCAACGCCGTCATCCTGAAGGGCGGCAGCGAGGCCAGCGAGTCCAACCGCGTGCTGTACGAGACCGTCGTCGAGGCGACCGCCGACCTCCCCGAGGGGTGGGCCACGCTCATCGAGGCCCACGAGGAGGTCGACCGCCTGCTTTCGATGGACGACATGGTGGACCTCGTGATGCCTCGCGGCTCCTCGGAGTTCGTCTCCTACATCGAGGAAAACACCCAGATTCCGGTGCTGGGCCACACCGAGGGCGTCTGTCACGTCTACGTCGACGAGGCGGCCGACCTGGGGATGGCCGAGGACATCGCGCTCGACGCGAAGGTCCAGTACCCCGCGGTGTGTAACGCCGTCGAGACGCTGCTGGTCAACGAGGCTGTCGCCGACGACTTCCTGCCGGGCGCCGTCGCCCGCTACCGCGAGGCAGGCGTCACGCTGCGGGGCGACGCGGCCACCCGCGATATCGTCGACGTCGACCCCGTCACCGACGACGACTGGCGCGCGGAGTACGGCGACCTCGAACTGGCCATCAAGGTCGTTTCGGACACTATCGAGGCCGTGGACCACATCAACACTAACGGCTCGAAGCACACCGAATCCATCGTCACCGAGGACGCCGACGCGGCCGAGACGTTCATGACCGGTATCGACGCCGCCAGCGTCTTCCACAACGCCTCGACGCGCTTCGCGGACGGCTACCGCTACGGCCTCGGCGCGGAGGTCGGCATCTCCACGGGCAAGATTCACGCCCGCGGTCCGGTCGGCCTCGAAGGTCTCACGACCTACAAGTACTACCTCGAAGGCGACGGCCAGCTCGTCGCCAGCTACGCCGGGGAGGACGCGCTGCCCTTTACCCACCGGGAGTTCGACGGCGAGTGGACGCCCGGCCACCTGGCCGACGAGTAG